In Limanda limanda chromosome 23, fLimLim1.1, whole genome shotgun sequence, a genomic segment contains:
- the cavin2b gene encoding caveolae-associated protein 2b, with protein MVTTETHQSQDLLVPPQIQNQDQDMDQDQDQDSPSSLLAGFEPEKMSQGPVNAITVLTLLDKLVNMLDAVQENQHKMEGHQVEMEGVVRGIQADMTKLSKSHSHTSNTVSKLLDKSRKLSVTMKEVRDRMERQGVQVKKLEANHAHLISRNNFKVLIFQEETEIPSSVFVKDPPPFPRDEILEEGEETAPCVTDGNQSHEGGLHTIDLSSDEDVGLEAELEEEEAWPHDLENMEKSRAEKLKRSSLKKVDSLKKAFSRHNIEKKMNKIGTKIVSVEQREKIKLKTSNLKVSPLTFSIRKPRSSSDSQPPDACAQTGESVTTEADVQLSPLGSSDLEVPFTEVHAQLAPGEPKQEKEEVIDEVKEGEEVADESVISEGVSQEYALSSTLPQEEKREKEEEKEEEEDKNEEEEKKEEEC; from the exons ATGGTGACAACTGAGACACACCAGAGCCAGGACCTGCTGGTCCCCCCCCAGATccagaaccaggaccaggacatggaccaggaccaggaccaggactcgccctcctccctccttgcAGGGTTTGAGCCTGAGAAAATGAGTCAAGGTCCCGTCAACGCCATCACCGTCCTCACTCTGCTCGACAAACTGGTCAACATGTTGGATGCTGTTCAGGAAAACCAGCACAAGATGGAG GGGCACCAGGTAGAGATGGAGGGCGTGGTCAGAGGGATCCAGGCTGATATGACCAAACTGTCAAAGAGTCACAGTCACACATCAAACACCGTCAGTAAACTTCTGGACAAAAGCCGCAAGCTGTCCGTCACCATGAAGGAG GTGCGTGACAGGATGGAGCGTCAGGGCGTCCAAGTCAAGAAACTGGAGGCAAACCATGCCCACCTGATCAGCAGGAACAACTTCAAGGTTCTCATCTTCCAG gaggagacagagatcCCCTCtagtgtttttgtgaaggatCCTCCACCGTTCCCTCGGGATGAGATTctggaggaaggtgaggaaACAGCACCTTGCGTCACCGATGGCAACCAGTCTCATGAGGGCGGGCTCCACACTATTGACCTATCATCTGATGAGGACGTCGGTCTGgaggcagagctggaggaggaggaggcgtggccTCATGACTTGGAGAACATGGAGAAGTCCAGAGCTGAGAAACTGAAACGATCCAGTCTTAAGAAG gtggacAGTCTGAAGAAGGCATTCTCCAGACATAACATCGAGAAGAAGATGAACAAGATCGGCACAAAGATTGTTTCTGTGGAGCAACGAGagaaaatcaaactgaaaacctCCAATCTGAAggtttcacctttgaccttcagcATCCGGAAG cCTCGCAGCAGCTCTGACTCTCAGCCGCCTGATGCCTGCGCTCAGACCGGGGAGTCTGTTACTACCGAGGCCGACGTCCAGCTCTCCCCACTGGGCAGCAGCGACCTCGAGGTCCCCTTCACTGAGGTCCATGCCCAGTTGGCCCCAGGCGAGCCGaagcaggagaaagaggaagtgataGATGAGGTTAAGGAAGGTGAGGAGGTGGCAGATGAGTCGGTGATTTCAGAGGGAGTCAGTCAGGAATACGCTCTGTCCTCCACCCTCCctcaggaggaaaaaagagagaaggaagaggagaaggaggaggaagaggacaagaacgaggaagaggagaagaaggaggaagagtgcTGA